One part of the Corynebacterium aurimucosum ATCC 700975 genome encodes these proteins:
- a CDS encoding HAD-IA family hydrolase yields the protein MASLLFDLYGVLMRPAGNSELEDYLRPDNVEHFWSLYEEFRPAYDAGHLSDAQYWGRIRALAGLAPFDVSHAIELDTEHLLVADEEMVRAVLGFIGQGHSVGILANVPAALGTRIRQTQPWLEECAAVTLSCDIGVAKPDPEAYLVAVDALGAQAKDTHFFDDRPDFVAGAQHLGLKAHLFTGITSIPF from the coding sequence ATGGCAAGTTTGCTCTTCGACCTTTATGGCGTGCTCATGCGGCCCGCCGGGAACTCTGAGTTGGAGGATTACCTCCGTCCCGACAATGTAGAGCACTTTTGGTCTCTTTATGAGGAGTTTCGCCCTGCATATGACGCTGGGCACCTGAGCGATGCGCAATACTGGGGCCGCATTCGCGCGCTGGCCGGTCTCGCTCCTTTTGATGTCAGTCACGCCATCGAATTGGATACCGAGCACCTGCTGGTAGCCGACGAAGAAATGGTTCGTGCGGTCCTAGGGTTTATTGGCCAAGGCCATAGTGTTGGCATCCTGGCGAATGTGCCAGCGGCATTGGGAACCAGGATCCGCCAGACGCAGCCTTGGCTGGAAGAATGCGCCGCCGTGACGCTGAGCTGCGATATCGGGGTGGCCAAGCCGGATCCGGAAGCCTACCTCGTGGCCGTGGATGCCCTCGGGGCCCAGGCCAAGGACACCCACTTCTTCGACGATCGGCCGGACTTCGTCGCCGGTGCTCAGCACCTTGGGCTCAAGGCCCACCTTTTTACGGGAATTACTTCAATCCCCTTTTAG
- a CDS encoding ROK family protein yields MIKSGPVFTRPRTPAAKCLHIIRLNPVVTRSELVEATGLSQPTITRATAALLGAGLIRQRTDLTQSRGRGRPTVPLEVADNDWMLAGIAVGTAFTHIAFFDTQGRTLREEDVATPVSRLSASDVIEHIIAGVNRLMAGLDRRLVSVGVTTSGSVNEAGRITAHNLGWDEMDIASRLEYQFGVPVVVSSVIPAILGSETQSTEMGAEKPVMVLYADDSVGAALTVGDEIVQLDIDDPDSLATQAVLDVTGEESFPDVVANADDETRALLDDRARSLGATAAELLAEHKPDTLVVAGGAFSDDPAAPKLFASAVRQATDHPVELRMVPSHTEIVRACTRAVALDPLLRVPLDLGREAKAA; encoded by the coding sequence ATGATTAAATCCGGTCCCGTGTTCACGCGCCCCCGCACCCCAGCGGCGAAGTGCCTCCACATCATTCGACTCAACCCCGTTGTCACCCGCAGTGAGCTTGTCGAAGCCACGGGACTCTCCCAGCCCACAATCACCCGCGCCACCGCCGCGCTTTTGGGTGCTGGACTGATCCGCCAGCGCACGGATTTGACGCAGTCCCGCGGTCGCGGGCGCCCCACAGTGCCCTTGGAGGTAGCGGATAATGACTGGATGCTGGCCGGCATTGCCGTCGGTACCGCCTTTACCCACATCGCCTTCTTTGACACGCAAGGACGCACGCTCCGCGAGGAAGACGTGGCTACACCGGTTTCTCGCCTGAGCGCGAGTGACGTCATTGAGCACATCATCGCAGGCGTTAATCGCCTCATGGCCGGCCTGGATCGCCGCTTGGTGTCAGTCGGCGTGACCACCTCCGGCAGCGTCAACGAGGCAGGGCGCATCACCGCCCACAACCTGGGGTGGGACGAAATGGACATCGCCAGCCGCCTGGAGTATCAGTTCGGTGTTCCGGTAGTTGTGTCTTCCGTCATCCCGGCCATCCTCGGCTCAGAGACGCAGTCGACGGAGATGGGAGCGGAGAAGCCCGTCATGGTGCTCTACGCGGATGACTCCGTTGGCGCGGCGCTCACAGTCGGCGATGAGATCGTGCAGCTCGACATCGATGACCCTGACTCTCTCGCTACGCAGGCGGTGCTCGATGTGACAGGTGAGGAGTCTTTCCCAGACGTGGTTGCGAACGCTGACGATGAGACGCGAGCGCTTCTCGACGACCGCGCACGCTCCCTCGGCGCCACTGCCGCTGAGCTTTTGGCTGAGCATAAACCGGACACCCTCGTGGTAGCCGGCGGAGCCTTCTCAGATGATCCGGCAGCGCCGAAGCTCTTTGCTTCCGCTGTACGCCAGGCCACCGACCACCCGGTGGAGCTGCGCATGGTTCCCTCACACACCGAGATTGTTCGCGCCTGCACCCGCGCTGTGGCGCTGGATCCTCTGCTGCGGGTGCCGCTCGATCTCGGACGCGAGGCCAAAGCTGCCTAA
- a CDS encoding TIGR00730 family Rossman fold protein, with product MDSVAVYCGSAAGNSEAYSQAAHHLGEELARRNLTLVYGGGDVGLMGIVADSCLAAGGTVIGVIPRQLVDYELSHQRVTQLEVVDTMAQRKTRMEELADAFVCLPGGVGTLEELTEVLTLQQLGNIDGPVGLVDVNGYWQPFTKMYSAMVQEGFVQKRFLDALVVNADPAEVLNEFASWVSPGSKWSNN from the coding sequence ATGGATTCTGTTGCTGTGTACTGCGGCTCCGCCGCCGGAAACTCTGAGGCCTATAGCCAAGCCGCGCACCATTTGGGGGAGGAGCTCGCGCGCCGAAACCTCACCCTGGTCTATGGCGGTGGTGACGTAGGCCTGATGGGTATCGTTGCGGACTCCTGCCTTGCCGCCGGCGGAACCGTCATTGGAGTAATCCCGCGCCAGCTCGTCGATTACGAGCTTTCCCACCAGCGGGTAACCCAGCTCGAGGTGGTCGACACCATGGCCCAGCGCAAGACGCGCATGGAGGAGCTCGCCGATGCCTTCGTGTGCCTGCCGGGTGGCGTGGGGACCTTGGAGGAGCTCACCGAGGTCCTCACCTTGCAGCAGTTGGGGAACATCGATGGCCCGGTGGGACTCGTAGACGTGAACGGCTACTGGCAGCCGTTTACAAAAATGTACTCCGCAATGGTGCAGGAGGGGTTTGTTCAAAAACGCTTCCTCGATGCGCTCGTGGTCAATGCCGATCCAGCTGAAGTGCTGAACGAATTCGCATCCTGGGTGAGCCCGGGTAGCAAGTGGAGCAACAATTAG
- a CDS encoding DUF885 domain-containing protein, producing the protein MSFDQNAERQPSLLDASCDNFVHDLAQLTPTDATAWGIPGFDGELEDFSPEYYSSVADRTREMMADLDALDDTTDESDDDDDFDEVDYVTAAVLRDRLCLDLDLHHAGEDIRCLNNIASPVQTIRDTLMLMPKDTPEQLDALRSRLSKVSASLNGYKESLTEAASRGMVAPQRQISDVFVQCERLADAGSMLEDLGVEGPEVDAAKEAFGEFADWLSNELQPQAPSQDAVGRERYERFSKLFVGDTVDLDEAYEWGLDQVRSIKAEQEKIAHELYGSDVTVRAAMRKLNEEERYQLHGTDALVEWMQSTADRVIKDLDGTAFDIPEAAKEIECCIDPAGTGGIFYTSPSDDFSRPGRMWWSVPAGQELFHTWQELTTVHHEGAPGHHLQIGAALTQPDLNLWRRAVTWNSGHGEGWALYAEALMAELGYMDDPGFRMGLLDAQRFRAARVVVDIGLHLGKPLPDCTASGVWDKSHVKTFMRENTAMDDANLSFEVTRYLGWPGQAPSYALGQRLWQQTRDAAVEQGMDVRDFHSQALALGSVPMSILRETILD; encoded by the coding sequence ATGAGTTTTGACCAGAACGCAGAGCGCCAGCCTTCGCTGCTGGACGCGTCGTGCGATAACTTCGTCCACGACCTCGCGCAGCTCACGCCCACCGATGCCACCGCGTGGGGAATCCCCGGCTTCGATGGGGAGCTGGAGGATTTCTCCCCGGAGTACTACTCCTCCGTGGCGGATCGCACCCGTGAGATGATGGCGGATCTCGATGCACTCGATGACACCACCGACGAATCCGACGATGACGACGATTTCGACGAGGTGGACTACGTCACCGCCGCCGTCCTGCGCGACCGTCTCTGCCTGGATCTTGACCTGCACCATGCTGGTGAGGACATCCGTTGTCTTAACAACATTGCCTCGCCGGTGCAGACCATCCGCGACACCCTGATGCTCATGCCGAAGGACACCCCGGAACAGCTCGACGCCCTGCGCTCGCGCCTGTCGAAGGTGTCGGCCTCCCTCAACGGCTACAAGGAGTCCCTCACCGAGGCGGCGTCGCGTGGCATGGTGGCCCCGCAGCGTCAGATCTCCGATGTCTTCGTGCAATGCGAGCGGCTTGCCGACGCCGGCTCCATGCTCGAGGATCTCGGCGTCGAGGGCCCCGAGGTGGACGCCGCCAAGGAAGCCTTCGGTGAATTCGCCGATTGGCTCTCCAACGAGCTGCAGCCGCAGGCCCCATCCCAGGACGCGGTGGGACGCGAGCGCTACGAGCGCTTTTCCAAGCTTTTCGTCGGTGACACCGTGGACCTCGACGAAGCCTATGAGTGGGGCCTGGACCAGGTGCGCTCCATCAAGGCGGAGCAAGAAAAAATCGCCCACGAGCTCTATGGCTCCGACGTGACGGTCCGCGCCGCGATGCGCAAGCTCAACGAGGAGGAGCGCTACCAGCTCCACGGCACCGACGCGCTGGTGGAGTGGATGCAGTCCACTGCGGACCGCGTCATCAAGGACCTCGATGGCACCGCCTTCGACATTCCGGAGGCCGCTAAAGAGATCGAGTGCTGCATCGACCCGGCAGGCACCGGCGGCATCTTCTACACCTCGCCGTCTGATGACTTCTCCCGACCCGGCCGCATGTGGTGGTCCGTGCCGGCTGGTCAGGAGCTTTTCCACACCTGGCAGGAGCTCACAACCGTCCACCATGAGGGCGCGCCGGGCCACCACCTGCAGATTGGTGCGGCGCTGACGCAGCCGGATCTTAACCTCTGGCGCCGTGCGGTGACGTGGAACTCCGGCCACGGCGAAGGCTGGGCCCTGTACGCGGAAGCGCTCATGGCGGAGCTGGGCTACATGGATGATCCGGGCTTCCGCATGGGGCTTCTCGACGCCCAACGTTTCCGCGCCGCCCGCGTCGTGGTGGACATCGGACTCCACTTGGGTAAGCCCTTGCCGGACTGCACCGCGTCTGGTGTCTGGGACAAGTCCCACGTCAAGACCTTCATGCGTGAGAACACCGCGATGGATGACGCGAACCTTTCCTTCGAGGTCACCCGTTACCTGGGCTGGCCGGGCCAGGCACCGTCTTATGCCTTGGGCCAGCGCCTGTGGCAGCAGACCCGCGACGCCGCAGTTGAACAAGGGATGGACGTACGTGACTTCCACTCCCAGGCGTTGGCCCTAGGCTCGGTGCCGATGTCGATCCTGCGTGAGACAATTCTGGACTAA
- a CDS encoding AbrB family transcriptional regulator, with product MSVRARWAIVVPGSVALGAVFSYLHVPAAWILGAIVVSGAMALTTGKELSVNDRFYAVARGFIGMMAGIPLTLVPASTLIGFVPAAVTMSLITVLIGVAGGVLLHRSQPKDISWETGILSMLPGGASLMPALASELGADYRYVALTQYLRLLTVSVSLPLVVSLLDAPAGEGVDMSVDGEVTWWVVLLTLAIAVVGEKLGKLVRLPAAAVLGPLILTVLVAQVIPAGHTLEPLYVFKIMAFMSIGWVCGGGLSVPALRAFAKQLPATILFIVVVIGVCALTALPLTAWLDITYFEAYLATSPGALETVLALSAEGGAGPAVVAVQIIRLIIVLVIAGYLPQILGLFRR from the coding sequence ATGTCTGTGCGTGCAAGGTGGGCCATCGTTGTCCCGGGATCTGTGGCTCTCGGGGCAGTATTCAGCTACCTGCACGTGCCCGCCGCCTGGATTCTAGGCGCCATCGTGGTCTCCGGCGCCATGGCACTGACGACGGGCAAGGAGCTTTCCGTCAACGATCGCTTCTATGCTGTCGCTCGCGGTTTCATCGGAATGATGGCGGGCATACCGCTGACCCTTGTGCCTGCCTCCACCCTCATTGGCTTTGTGCCGGCTGCGGTGACGATGTCCCTTATCACCGTGCTTATCGGTGTCGCCGGCGGTGTTCTGCTACACCGCTCGCAGCCGAAGGATATTTCCTGGGAGACGGGCATTTTATCCATGCTGCCCGGCGGGGCCTCGCTCATGCCCGCGCTGGCTAGCGAGCTGGGTGCGGACTACCGCTACGTGGCGCTGACGCAATACCTGCGCCTTCTGACGGTGTCGGTATCGCTCCCTTTGGTGGTTTCTTTATTAGATGCTCCTGCGGGCGAAGGCGTTGACATGAGCGTTGACGGCGAGGTCACGTGGTGGGTTGTGCTGCTGACCCTCGCTATCGCCGTGGTTGGTGAGAAGCTAGGCAAGCTCGTGCGTTTGCCTGCGGCTGCGGTGCTAGGTCCGCTCATCTTGACGGTGCTTGTCGCGCAGGTTATCCCAGCCGGCCACACTTTGGAGCCGCTCTACGTGTTCAAGATCATGGCTTTCATGTCCATCGGCTGGGTCTGCGGTGGCGGGCTTTCCGTGCCAGCCTTGCGGGCCTTCGCCAAGCAGCTGCCCGCGACGATCCTCTTCATTGTCGTGGTCATCGGCGTGTGTGCGCTGACCGCCCTGCCATTGACCGCATGGCTGGACATCACCTACTTTGAGGCTTACCTCGCCACCTCGCCCGGCGCGCTGGAGACGGTTCTCGCGCTGTCCGCAGAAGGAGGGGCGGGACCAGCCGTGGTGGCCGTGCAGATAATCCGACTCATCATCGTGCTCGTCATCGCCGGCTACCTGCCGCAGATTCTGGGGCTATTCCGCCGATAG
- a CDS encoding TSUP family transporter, translating into MVMGFGLSGWAILTIGAAVAGWIDAVIGGGGLVLIPLIMAVAPQLAPAAALATNKVAAVSGTASAAITLVKKVRPPKGELIRMGLIALLCSGLGATAAALMDKDVMRPVIIVLMVAVGLFVAFRPDFGSGEGNGIRGGWRTWAGLAAVAAIAFYDGIFGPGTGMFLIMAFTAIFSQNFLTSAAMSKVVNTCTNVGALVVFIVGGHVVWGLALVLAAANIIGAQLGARTVLGGGAKLIRYALLTLVVVMSVYLAWQQWG; encoded by the coding sequence ATGGTCATGGGCTTTGGATTGAGTGGTTGGGCGATTCTCACTATTGGAGCTGCCGTGGCCGGATGGATCGACGCCGTTATTGGTGGCGGCGGCCTCGTCCTTATTCCGCTCATCATGGCGGTGGCACCGCAGCTTGCTCCCGCCGCCGCCCTAGCCACAAACAAGGTGGCGGCGGTATCTGGCACAGCGTCAGCGGCCATTACGCTCGTCAAGAAAGTCCGCCCGCCGAAGGGCGAGCTCATCCGTATGGGCCTTATCGCCCTCCTATGCTCCGGGCTCGGCGCCACAGCAGCCGCACTCATGGACAAGGACGTCATGCGGCCGGTCATCATCGTGCTCATGGTGGCAGTCGGCCTCTTCGTGGCCTTTCGCCCAGACTTTGGCAGCGGCGAAGGAAACGGTATCCGCGGCGGCTGGCGCACGTGGGCGGGGTTAGCCGCTGTAGCAGCCATTGCTTTCTACGACGGCATCTTTGGTCCCGGCACCGGTATGTTCCTCATCATGGCTTTCACCGCCATCTTTTCCCAGAACTTCCTTACCTCCGCCGCGATGTCCAAAGTGGTCAACACGTGCACCAACGTTGGCGCGCTCGTGGTCTTCATCGTGGGCGGGCACGTGGTATGGGGCCTAGCACTCGTTCTCGCAGCAGCAAATATCATTGGCGCGCAGCTGGGTGCGCGAACAGTGCTCGGCGGCGGTGCGAAGCTCATCCGTTATGCGCTCCTTACTCTCGTCGTGGTGATGAGCGTGTACCTGGCCTGGCAGCAGTGGGGTTAA
- a CDS encoding ATP-dependent RNA helicase, translating into MFDLKAIGKGLPVLETIDSLPSDGHVVVQAPPGTGKTTLIPPALANQVEGKVLVTAPRRVAVRAAANRLQELSGQRIGYAVRGDSRKGQDVEFVTPGVLLRRLLRDPELEGISAVAIDEVHERQLDTDLVLGMCLELAQLRDDFRVIAMSATVDATRFSQLMGNAPIHSTEAVTYPLDISYEPIPGRAAGDRDFWKGVAKVAARQHESTLVFVPGVREVNLVCDALSGHNVFPLHGRQTTQEQDAALYTREQRIVVATSIAESSLTVPGVRTVIDAGLSRVPKRDAQRGMSGLVTVSTSKSSADQRAGRAGREGPGTVIRCYSQEDYQHFSPHVIPEILSADLTQAALFMDCWGAGPDFPLLDQPPKAALADAHRTLDLLNAGEELALLPTHPRWGAALLKYGAGAARTIARLDDSDPKRLARLVPNKGPVDPGVVVASAFPEFVAKRVGDKEYLLASGTRARFFEDGHGWLAVAEVSLAQSGNAIIREAVPIAEKDALDIIGVTEETRAFLDGPTVRGVRVRAAGAIVLSETPVKVSGDEAVEALRNSGQGLNLFHFSDKAQNLRERMRHLHAAYGEPWPDVDGDDLSWLEPELHELAAGKRPDMYPALQRLLPWPEASRLDELAPERLPVPSGRAARIDWSGERPVVSIKLQECFGLAESPEYCGHRVQFHLLSPAGRPLAVTDDLASFWSGPYAGVRADMRGRYPKHPWPEDPWNAVATAKTKNRL; encoded by the coding sequence ATGTTTGATCTCAAGGCGATCGGCAAGGGGCTTCCCGTCCTAGAGACCATTGATTCGCTTCCTTCGGACGGCCACGTCGTCGTCCAGGCTCCGCCCGGCACGGGTAAGACCACGCTTATTCCACCGGCGTTGGCTAACCAGGTGGAGGGAAAGGTCCTCGTTACCGCACCACGCCGCGTGGCGGTGCGCGCTGCGGCCAACCGCTTGCAGGAGTTGTCAGGCCAGCGCATCGGCTATGCGGTGCGCGGTGATTCCCGGAAGGGTCAGGACGTTGAATTCGTTACCCCCGGCGTTCTGTTGCGCCGCTTGCTGCGGGATCCGGAGCTTGAAGGGATTTCCGCCGTGGCCATCGACGAGGTCCACGAGCGCCAGCTCGATACTGACCTCGTACTCGGTATGTGCTTAGAGTTGGCGCAGCTCCGCGATGATTTTCGGGTTATTGCCATGTCCGCGACTGTCGACGCCACCCGCTTCTCCCAGCTCATGGGGAATGCGCCCATCCATTCGACCGAGGCCGTAACGTACCCGCTCGACATTTCCTATGAACCGATTCCGGGGCGCGCTGCGGGAGATCGAGACTTTTGGAAAGGCGTGGCCAAGGTCGCCGCGCGACAGCACGAATCCACGCTGGTCTTTGTGCCGGGCGTGCGCGAGGTCAACCTGGTGTGTGATGCCTTGAGCGGCCACAACGTTTTTCCGCTCCACGGCCGCCAGACCACGCAGGAGCAGGACGCTGCGCTCTACACCAGAGAGCAGCGCATCGTGGTAGCGACGTCCATCGCAGAATCTTCACTGACCGTGCCGGGTGTACGCACCGTCATCGATGCCGGGTTGTCCCGCGTGCCCAAGCGGGATGCGCAGCGCGGGATGAGTGGGTTGGTGACGGTGTCGACGTCGAAAAGCAGCGCCGATCAACGCGCCGGACGTGCCGGACGTGAGGGGCCCGGTACCGTCATCCGCTGCTATTCACAGGAGGACTACCAGCACTTTTCTCCGCACGTGATTCCAGAAATCCTTTCCGCGGACCTCACGCAGGCGGCGCTGTTCATGGATTGTTGGGGCGCGGGGCCGGACTTCCCCTTGCTTGATCAACCGCCGAAGGCCGCGCTTGCCGACGCCCACCGCACCCTAGATCTGCTCAACGCTGGCGAAGAGCTGGCGCTGCTGCCGACGCACCCGCGATGGGGCGCGGCACTGTTGAAGTACGGTGCGGGGGCAGCACGCACGATTGCCCGCCTGGATGATTCGGACCCGAAGCGTCTGGCCCGCCTGGTGCCCAACAAGGGCCCGGTGGACCCAGGCGTGGTGGTCGCTAGCGCCTTCCCGGAGTTCGTGGCCAAACGCGTGGGCGACAAGGAGTACTTGTTAGCGAGTGGTACCCGTGCGCGGTTTTTCGAGGATGGTCACGGCTGGTTGGCTGTGGCAGAGGTGTCGTTGGCGCAATCTGGAAACGCCATCATTCGGGAAGCAGTGCCCATCGCGGAGAAGGACGCGCTCGACATCATCGGCGTCACGGAGGAAACCCGAGCTTTTCTCGACGGCCCCACGGTGCGCGGCGTGCGCGTGCGTGCGGCAGGCGCCATCGTGTTGTCAGAAACCCCCGTGAAGGTCTCCGGTGATGAGGCGGTGGAGGCACTCCGCAACTCCGGACAGGGTTTAAACCTGTTTCACTTCAGCGACAAGGCCCAGAACCTGCGGGAACGTATGCGGCACTTACACGCTGCATACGGTGAGCCATGGCCGGACGTGGACGGCGATGATCTGAGCTGGCTGGAGCCGGAGCTGCATGAGTTGGCTGCTGGGAAGCGCCCAGACATGTACCCGGCGCTGCAGCGCCTGCTCCCCTGGCCCGAAGCTAGCCGCTTGGACGAGCTCGCACCGGAGCGACTGCCGGTACCGTCCGGGCGTGCTGCGCGGATCGATTGGTCCGGCGAGCGCCCCGTGGTCTCCATCAAGCTGCAGGAGTGTTTCGGGTTAGCGGAGTCCCCCGAATACTGCGGCCACCGCGTGCAATTCCATCTACTGTCTCCCGCCGGGCGGCCGCTCGCCGTCACCGATGATCTGGCGAGCTTCTGGTCTGGGCCCTATGCCGGGGTGCGCGCCGACATGCGCGGGCGCTATCCCAAGCACCCGTGGCCGGAGGATCCGTGGAATGCGGTAGCAACCGCAAAGACGAAGAACAGGCTTTAA
- a CDS encoding sugar O-acetyltransferase, whose product MSQENLADHGSFERMTSGQWFMPGVNEDVSAEHRRGFLLVKELNELHNTNPERAKEILRALLSPESEVPGLHAPLNLEYGCNVTIGKGVFINFGATILAQAPVTLGDHVMIGPNCSLITVGHPVNDHEMRADGWEIAKPISVGRNTWFGANVTVLPGVTIGEDCVVGANTLITTDIPDKSLVLGQPGRVVRTLEDNENRWERQDLDV is encoded by the coding sequence ATGTCACAGGAGAACTTGGCGGATCACGGATCCTTTGAACGCATGACCAGCGGGCAGTGGTTCATGCCCGGCGTCAACGAGGACGTCAGCGCCGAACATCGCCGCGGCTTCCTGCTGGTCAAGGAGCTCAATGAGCTGCACAACACCAACCCAGAGCGCGCGAAGGAGATCCTGCGTGCGCTGTTATCGCCCGAGTCCGAGGTTCCCGGGCTGCACGCGCCGCTCAACTTGGAGTATGGCTGCAATGTAACCATCGGAAAAGGCGTCTTCATCAACTTTGGTGCGACGATCCTGGCGCAGGCGCCTGTAACCCTCGGAGATCACGTCATGATCGGACCGAATTGCTCGCTCATTACCGTAGGGCATCCTGTCAACGATCATGAGATGCGGGCGGACGGTTGGGAGATTGCGAAGCCCATTAGCGTCGGACGCAACACGTGGTTCGGCGCCAACGTCACGGTCCTGCCTGGCGTGACAATCGGCGAGGATTGCGTCGTTGGCGCGAACACGCTGATCACCACAGATATCCCAGATAAGTCACTGGTGCTGGGCCAGCCAGGTCGTGTGGTGCGCACGCTGGAGGACAACGAGAATAGGTGGGAGCGCCAGGATCTCGATGTTTGA
- a CDS encoding NADPH-dependent FMN reductase: MAKIGIILGSTRDDRAGLAIAQWVTDLAQGRDVDYELIDLKAFDVPILTSSVVPMAANKNYEDPNVQAWSEAIDSCDAFIFVTPEYNHSVPGAFKNAVDSLGAEWVAKPIAYVGYSFSGGIRAVEAWRLIMANFSMKQLRTQLDISLNTDMKDGTFTPADFKAGIVENICAELEEALF, translated from the coding sequence ATGGCGAAAATCGGCATCATCCTCGGCTCTACCCGCGACGACCGCGCCGGGCTGGCCATCGCCCAGTGGGTCACCGACCTCGCTCAGGGCCGCGACGTGGACTACGAGCTCATTGATCTGAAGGCCTTCGACGTTCCGATCCTCACCTCCTCCGTTGTTCCCATGGCGGCAAACAAAAACTATGAGGACCCGAATGTGCAGGCCTGGTCCGAAGCCATCGATTCCTGCGATGCCTTTATCTTCGTCACCCCGGAGTACAACCACTCCGTGCCGGGGGCCTTCAAGAACGCCGTCGATTCCCTCGGCGCTGAATGGGTAGCCAAGCCGATTGCTTACGTGGGCTACAGCTTCAGCGGCGGTATCCGCGCGGTTGAGGCATGGCGCCTCATCATGGCGAACTTCTCTATGAAGCAGCTGCGCACCCAGCTGGATATCTCGCTGAATACCGACATGAAGGATGGCACCTTCACCCCGGCCGACTTCAAGGCCGGGATCGTCGAAAACATCTGCGCAGAGCTCGAAGAAGCCCTATTCTAA
- a CDS encoding SDR family oxidoreductase yields MEKVAVVTGASSGIGEASARALAADGWHVVVGARRVERLEALANDIGGEAYALDVTSDESVAEFVSHLDRVDLLVNNAGGAKGLEPLVDTTIEDWQWMYEVNVLGTVRMIQTLMPKLRGGLIINMGSVAGWNVYEGGSGYNAAKHGVRVISRALRIEEHGVRVTELDPGRVATEEFSLNRFRGDAKRAAQVYDGELNLTAEDIAEAVRWVASLPEHVNIDTMTIKPRTQS; encoded by the coding sequence ATGGAAAAAGTAGCAGTCGTTACAGGAGCGTCTTCGGGGATTGGGGAGGCGTCGGCAAGAGCGTTGGCGGCTGACGGCTGGCATGTCGTCGTCGGCGCGCGGCGCGTGGAGCGCCTTGAGGCTCTCGCGAACGACATCGGCGGCGAGGCATATGCCCTCGACGTCACCTCGGACGAATCCGTAGCCGAATTCGTTTCCCACCTCGACCGCGTTGACCTCTTGGTCAACAACGCCGGTGGCGCAAAGGGCCTGGAGCCCCTCGTGGATACCACCATTGAGGATTGGCAGTGGATGTACGAGGTCAACGTCCTTGGCACCGTCCGCATGATCCAGACTCTGATGCCGAAGCTGCGGGGCGGGCTCATTATCAATATGGGCTCCGTTGCCGGGTGGAACGTCTACGAGGGCGGTTCCGGCTACAACGCCGCCAAACATGGCGTGCGCGTGATTTCTCGTGCACTGCGTATTGAGGAGCACGGCGTTCGCGTTACCGAACTTGACCCGGGCCGTGTAGCCACGGAGGAGTTTTCCCTCAATCGTTTTCGGGGCGACGCCAAACGCGCCGCACAGGTTTATGACGGCGAGCTCAACCTCACCGCAGAAGACATCGCTGAGGCAGTGCGTTGGGTGGCGTCCCTGCCGGAGCACGTCAATATTGACACCATGACTATTAAGCCGCGTACGCAAAGCTAA